One genomic window of Gracilinema caldarium DSM 7334 includes the following:
- a CDS encoding helix-turn-helix domain-containing protein: MESIGGQLRSARESKGITFEQIYRDTNIPKKYLEAMEAEDFSQFPGETYLLGFMRSYSDYLGLDSKDLISLYKSIKIQEQPVPMEQLLRDPKPANRIPFIIALVAVVLIIGGGLFFIFRPKQDTVAAEQKVRKPVEYTLSGGTLEKRYYIGDTTILQLDTQKYKIEVSQITDRVVLTSPVGDTAVELGQEIPLDINADGTADVKIFVADLVKNKSDKGVVLRMAMDKAAGSEIASTENSTAAASTGTNNSTENTVTTSVAEATPSNPAPANAPVLLSSPNPYPFTLQATFKGNCLLRWESDRKDRDERYFQKADILNVQAQNGIRLWLSNASAVKFQVIGGGKTVDVEIGSPGEVVVTDLKWVKDDDGRYKLTTVRLD, encoded by the coding sequence GTGGAATCTATTGGAGGACAGTTACGATCTGCTCGGGAAAGTAAGGGCATTACCTTTGAACAAATATATCGGGATACGAACATTCCCAAAAAATATCTGGAAGCTATGGAAGCTGAGGATTTTTCTCAGTTTCCGGGGGAAACCTATCTCTTAGGCTTTATGAGAAGTTATAGTGATTATTTAGGTTTAGATTCCAAGGATCTTATTTCTTTGTATAAATCTATAAAAATACAAGAACAACCAGTGCCAATGGAACAATTGCTTCGAGATCCGAAACCGGCAAATCGAATCCCCTTTATTATAGCATTAGTAGCTGTGGTGCTGATCATTGGAGGGGGACTCTTTTTTATATTTCGTCCAAAGCAAGATACGGTTGCAGCAGAACAAAAGGTACGTAAACCTGTTGAGTATACCCTATCTGGGGGAACCCTCGAAAAGCGATATTATATCGGTGACACTACAATTTTACAACTTGATACTCAAAAATATAAGATTGAAGTTAGCCAGATTACTGACCGGGTTGTACTAACCAGCCCAGTCGGTGATACTGCAGTAGAACTTGGTCAGGAAATTCCTCTTGATATTAATGCCGATGGAACGGCCGATGTGAAAATATTTGTTGCGGACCTGGTAAAAAATAAAAGCGATAAAGGTGTGGTTTTGCGCATGGCTATGGACAAGGCTGCTGGTTCTGAAATTGCTTCTACTGAGAATTCAACAGCCGCTGCTTCAACAGGCACCAACAACAGTACTGAAAATACGGTAACCACGTCTGTGGCCGAAGCTACCCCGAGCAATCCCGCTCCGGCAAATGCACCGGTTTTGCTTTCTTCTCCGAATCCCTATCCCTTTACCTTACAGGCCACATTTAAAGGGAACTGCCTCCTTCGTTGGGAAAGTGACCGAAAAGACCGGGATGAACGATACTTCCAGAAAGCGGATATTCTGAATGTTCAGGCTCAGAACGGAATTCGGCTCTGGCTTTCTAATGCCAGTGCAGTAAAATTCCAGGTCATCGGTGGCGGTAAAACGGTGGATGTCGAAATAGGATCGCCAGGGGAAGTTGTCGTTACCGATCTGAAATGGGTTAAAGATGACGATGGCCGCTATAAACTTACGACGGTTCGGCTTGATTAA